From Oscillatoria sp. FACHB-1407, a single genomic window includes:
- a CDS encoding glycine betaine ABC transporter substrate-binding protein, with protein MKSIRRLLILPLVALLTALTVIACAGGGQPESNAGNSGTPIRVGSKDFTEQFIIGEMYALVLEKAGFQVERKLNLGGTPVAQAGLINGEIDLYPEYTGTGLLTVLKLPASTDQQEVFQTVSDEYKKQFNLVWLDPAPMNNTQALAMTQEGSTQFGVKTISDMAAKASELTMIGPPEFEVREDGLPGIKAAYGDFELEAYKAVDPGLRYKGLVDGEADVAVAFGTDGEISAFNLVLLEDDKNLFPPYQVAPVVRQETLDTNAGVADALNALAPKLTDATMQRLNYEVSGNQREPAEVAKEFLTQEGLL; from the coding sequence ATGAAGTCAATTCGTCGCCTGTTGATTTTGCCTTTAGTTGCTCTATTAACAGCCCTTACCGTCATTGCATGTGCGGGCGGTGGTCAACCTGAAAGCAACGCTGGCAACTCTGGTACTCCCATTCGAGTTGGCTCAAAAGACTTTACTGAGCAATTCATCATTGGTGAGATGTATGCGCTTGTGCTAGAAAAAGCTGGGTTTCAAGTTGAGCGCAAACTAAACCTGGGCGGCACTCCCGTCGCACAAGCGGGGTTAATCAATGGCGAGATTGATCTCTATCCCGAATACACAGGCACAGGGCTCTTAACCGTGCTCAAACTGCCCGCCAGCACTGATCAGCAAGAAGTATTTCAGACCGTGTCTGACGAGTACAAAAAGCAATTTAACCTGGTGTGGCTAGACCCTGCCCCCATGAACAACACCCAGGCACTGGCAATGACCCAGGAAGGCTCGACCCAGTTTGGAGTTAAAACCATTTCGGACATGGCAGCCAAAGCCAGCGAACTGACCATGATTGGTCCTCCTGAGTTTGAAGTTCGAGAAGATGGCTTACCTGGCATCAAAGCAGCCTACGGGGATTTTGAATTAGAAGCTTACAAAGCAGTTGACCCTGGCTTACGCTACAAAGGCCTAGTTGATGGCGAAGCAGACGTTGCTGTTGCGTTTGGCACAGACGGAGAAATCAGCGCGTTTAATCTTGTCCTGCTGGAAGACGACAAAAATCTCTTCCCACCCTATCAAGTTGCGCCAGTGGTACGTCAGGAAACCCTTGATACAAACGCAGGCGTCGCAGATGCACTGAATGCCCTGGCACCCAAGCTGACTGATGCGACGATGCAACGGCTCAACTATGAAGTGAGCGGCAATCAGCGGGAACCTGCGGAGGTGGCAAAAGAGTTTTTAACCCAGGAAGGATTGCTGTAA
- a CDS encoding ABC transporter permease gives MSYILANPGIVWSLLLEHLQMTGITLMMAVLIALPLALIISRYRWLNIPVLGTLGILYTIPSLALIILLVPIFGLNARSVIVAMVVYTQVILVRNLAVGLMSIQPAILEAAKGMGMNPWQRWWQVQVPLVLPIFLAGLRLAAIVAIAIATVGAKFGAGGLGTLLFDGIAQAGRYDKIWAGAIVVSLLAFVVNGMLLSLQWATNPMRRVQFRIRRSSSTQTNAG, from the coding sequence ATGAGCTACATTCTTGCCAACCCTGGTATTGTCTGGAGTTTGCTGCTAGAACACCTGCAAATGACAGGCATTACCCTGATGATGGCCGTGCTCATCGCCTTACCCCTGGCTTTGATAATTAGCCGCTACCGCTGGCTGAATATCCCAGTTTTAGGAACGCTGGGTATCCTGTATACCATTCCCAGTCTGGCATTGATCATTCTGCTGGTGCCGATCTTTGGACTCAATGCCCGTTCCGTGATTGTGGCAATGGTGGTTTATACCCAGGTGATTCTGGTTCGCAACCTCGCTGTTGGGCTTATGTCTATCCAACCTGCCATTTTAGAAGCTGCCAAAGGCATGGGCATGAACCCGTGGCAACGCTGGTGGCAAGTTCAGGTGCCGCTGGTGTTACCCATCTTTTTGGCAGGGTTACGCTTAGCCGCAATTGTAGCGATCGCGATCGCCACTGTTGGTGCCAAGTTTGGAGCCGGAGGGTTAGGCACCCTCCTGTTTGACGGCATTGCTCAAGCCGGACGGTACGACAAAATCTGGGCAGGGGCGATCGTCGTTTCACTGCTTGCCTTTGTTGTGAATGGCATGTTGCTCAGCCTACAGTGGGCAACAAATCCCATGCGACGAGTTCAGTTTAGAATTCGGCGATCGTCCTCAACTCAAACCAACGCGGGGTAG
- a CDS encoding DUF1257 domain-containing protein: protein MSHFSTLRSKLTDVEILKASLRELGIEVQTNTKVRGSGCQRVRADVVAVLEGEYDLGWQQNADGSFDLVADLWGVAKKHNMGQLLSAINQKYAVNKTLAEVKRPGLQNANVKLVQHS, encoded by the coding sequence ATGTCTCACTTTAGTACTTTGCGTAGCAAATTAACGGACGTTGAAATCTTAAAAGCTTCATTGCGTGAATTGGGTATTGAAGTTCAAACGAACACTAAAGTTCGCGGATCAGGTTGTCAGCGAGTACGCGCTGATGTTGTTGCCGTATTAGAAGGTGAATACGACTTGGGTTGGCAGCAAAACGCAGACGGCTCATTTGACCTAGTAGCGGATCTTTGGGGTGTTGCTAAGAAGCACAACATGGGACAGTTGTTATCCGCAATCAACCAAAAGTATGCCGTTAATAAAACACTGGCAGAAGTTAAGCGTCCTGGCTTACAAAACGCCAATGTTAAGTTGGTTCAACATTCATAG
- a CDS encoding glycosyltransferase family 2 protein yields MSEWKLNTPVAMLIFKRPQTTEKVFEAVRQAKPPKLLVVSNTLSKTPDEPLEEKCAATRAIIERVDWDCEVLKNYADTYMGCKQRIYSGLDWVFQQVDRAIVLEDDCIPHPTFWRFCDELLDRYQDDDRIAAITGDNFQLGRRRTPDSYYFSRYTHFWGWATWRRAWKNYDVNMSRWTELRDQGWLEQYLGEPEAAEWWKDTFQRTYDEKVDTWDWQWILSCWVNNGLTIVPNVNLVSNIGFNAGATHTGDASDWRANMETQAIQFPLKHPTTVTRHAEADRFEQHEYYNFLTNQRKLEYRLKRRFRVAKRALQDQLKSVFATH; encoded by the coding sequence ATGTCTGAGTGGAAGCTAAATACACCCGTCGCGATGCTGATCTTTAAGCGTCCCCAAACGACGGAAAAGGTGTTTGAAGCCGTCCGGCAAGCCAAGCCCCCCAAGTTACTTGTTGTCAGCAATACCCTGAGTAAAACCCCCGATGAGCCGCTCGAAGAAAAGTGTGCCGCGACCCGTGCCATTATCGAGCGCGTGGATTGGGATTGTGAGGTGCTGAAGAACTACGCTGACACCTACATGGGTTGCAAGCAGCGGATTTATAGCGGCTTAGATTGGGTGTTTCAACAGGTCGATCGCGCCATTGTCTTAGAGGATGACTGTATCCCCCACCCCACTTTCTGGCGGTTTTGTGATGAGTTGCTCGATCGCTACCAGGACGACGATCGCATCGCCGCTATCACCGGAGACAACTTCCAACTGGGGCGCAGACGCACCCCCGACAGCTATTACTTCTCTCGCTACACCCATTTCTGGGGATGGGCAACCTGGCGACGCGCCTGGAAAAACTACGATGTCAACATGAGTCGCTGGACTGAACTGCGCGATCAGGGTTGGCTGGAGCAGTATCTGGGCGAACCGGAAGCCGCTGAGTGGTGGAAGGACACCTTCCAGCGAACCTACGATGAAAAGGTCGATACCTGGGATTGGCAGTGGATTCTCTCGTGCTGGGTGAATAACGGCTTGACAATCGTTCCCAACGTCAATCTGGTGTCTAACATTGGCTTCAATGCCGGGGCAACCCACACGGGAGATGCTAGCGATTGGCGAGCCAATATGGAGACGCAGGCGATCCAGTTTCCCCTGAAACACCCGACTACCGTAACTCGTCATGCGGAAGCCGATCGCTTTGAGCAGCACGAATACTACAACTTCTTGACTAACCAACGGAAGCTGGAATATCGGCTGAAACGACGGTTTCGAGTGGCAAAACGGGCATTACAAGACCAGCTTAAATCAGTCTTTGCAACTCACTAA
- the cbiT gene encoding precorrin-6Y C5,15-methyltransferase subunit CbiT produces the protein MPTSLWSYKTPGIPDELFEQLPGIPMSKREVRLLIVSHLRLKANAVFWDIGAGTGTIPVEVGLLCPEGKIVAVERDEEVASLIRRNCDRFAVKNVEVIEGNAPDCLEGLTERPDCVCIEGGRPIKTILQDVWQRLQPEGRIVATATSLETLYAISESLAELRARNVEVVQSAINRLEVRGNHQLFVAVDPIFILSGEKLD, from the coding sequence ATGCCTACTTCCCTTTGGTCGTATAAGACTCCTGGTATTCCCGATGAACTCTTTGAACAGCTACCAGGCATCCCCATGAGCAAACGAGAAGTACGTCTGTTGATCGTGTCGCATCTGCGGTTGAAGGCAAATGCCGTATTTTGGGATATCGGCGCAGGGACGGGCACGATTCCCGTTGAGGTGGGTTTATTGTGTCCCGAAGGCAAAATCGTTGCGGTGGAACGCGATGAAGAAGTGGCTAGCTTGATTCGGCGAAATTGCGATCGCTTTGCTGTGAAAAACGTTGAGGTGATCGAAGGCAATGCGCCTGATTGTCTGGAGGGACTCACTGAACGCCCCGATTGCGTTTGCATCGAGGGTGGACGACCAATCAAAACCATCCTGCAAGATGTGTGGCAACGTCTGCAACCAGAAGGGCGCATTGTCGCCACGGCTACGAGCCTGGAAACGCTTTACGCCATTTCTGAGAGTCTGGCAGAACTGCGAGCCCGCAATGTTGAAGTGGTGCAATCGGCTATCAATCGGTTAGAGGTGCGTGGCAACCATCAACTATTTGTGGCAGTTGACCCGATTTTTATCCTTAGCGGCGAAAAGTTGGACTGA
- a CDS encoding NAD(P)-dependent oxidoreductase, whose amino-acid sequence MDIGLIGIGLMGLPMAKRLLHTGNRVIAYNRTTAKLDPLKAAGAEVADTPAEVLQRCEAVILMLSDAPAIQQVLLSDETRSHLTNRTVIQMGTIAPSQSRELQQAIAAQGGDYLEAPVLGSIPEVESGKLLVMVGASEAQFQKWLPLFQNFGEQPRLIGEVGSAAALKLALNQLISSLTTGFALSLGFVQQQGVEVETFMQILRQSALYAPTFDKKLQRMIEGNFANPNFPTKHLLKDTRLFLEEAIASQLRVDSLEGVRQILESACDAGLAESDYSALFAAMLPSIGKGIS is encoded by the coding sequence GTGGATATTGGATTGATTGGCATTGGATTGATGGGGTTGCCAATGGCGAAGCGGTTGCTACATACCGGAAATCGGGTCATTGCCTACAATCGCACAACCGCGAAGCTAGATCCCCTCAAGGCTGCGGGGGCTGAAGTTGCCGATACTCCAGCAGAGGTGTTGCAACGCTGTGAAGCTGTAATTCTCATGCTGAGTGATGCTCCGGCAATTCAGCAGGTGTTGTTATCGGATGAGACGCGATCGCACCTCACAAACCGCACCGTGATTCAGATGGGAACGATCGCCCCTAGCCAGAGCCGAGAACTACAACAGGCGATCGCGGCTCAGGGTGGAGATTATCTGGAGGCTCCGGTATTGGGCAGCATTCCCGAAGTGGAGTCAGGCAAATTGCTGGTGATGGTGGGCGCGTCTGAAGCTCAATTTCAGAAATGGTTACCCCTCTTTCAAAACTTTGGTGAACAACCCCGTTTGATTGGTGAGGTCGGTTCCGCTGCCGCTCTAAAACTTGCCCTGAACCAGTTGATTAGCTCCCTCACGACTGGGTTCGCTTTGAGTCTGGGGTTTGTGCAACAGCAGGGGGTTGAGGTGGAAACCTTCATGCAGATCCTGCGGCAAAGTGCGCTCTATGCGCCTACGTTTGACAAGAAATTGCAGCGCATGATCGAAGGCAATTTTGCCAATCCCAACTTCCCGACTAAGCATTTGTTGAAGGACACACGGTTATTTTTAGAGGAGGCGATCGCATCCCAGTTACGAGTCGATAGCCTGGAGGGAGTCCGTCAGATTCTAGAATCAGCCTGTGATGCAGGCTTAGCCGAGAGTGATTATTCGGCTCTGTTTGCGGCTATGCTTCCCTCAATCGGTAAGGGTATTTCGTGA
- a CDS encoding aminotransferase class I/II-fold pyridoxal phosphate-dependent enzyme: MQSGEPLQATTPLLDALRQCAQRPHAAFYTPGHKRGQGISPSLAAVMGDRVFQADLPELPDLDNLFAPEGVILQAQELAATAFGAEQTWFLANGSTCGIEAAILAVCNPGDKIILPRNVHQSAIAALVLSGAVPVFVQPDYDPVWDVAHSVSPAAVAAALEQHPDARAVMLVRPTYYGVCGDLEAIAQVVHRYHIPLLVDEAHGAHLAFHPDLPPSALASGADLTVQSTHKTLGAMTQAAMLHVRGDYPPEGTASHRIDRDRLRRSLQLVQSTSPSFVLLASLDAARHQMAMQGHELLSQTLALAETARTQLSQIPGISVLDATHLQGFAGATGLDRTRLTVNVTELGITGFEADEILHETLGVTAELPSLRHLTFILSLGNTAHDIEQLVQGFETLSQQFTHQSQGSLPLISVAPPSPGQVLSPRDAFFAPSETVAIAQSVGRISAELVCPYPPGIPVLVPGEPITLEAIAYLQQVLQAGGIVTGCADADLLTLKVVKA; this comes from the coding sequence ATGCAATCTGGTGAACCCCTCCAGGCAACAACCCCTCTACTAGATGCGCTGCGTCAATGTGCTCAGCGTCCCCATGCGGCGTTCTACACACCGGGGCACAAGCGGGGGCAGGGCATTTCTCCGTCATTGGCGGCGGTGATGGGCGATCGCGTCTTTCAGGCAGATTTGCCAGAGTTGCCTGATCTGGACAATTTGTTTGCCCCTGAAGGAGTGATTCTCCAGGCGCAGGAGTTGGCAGCAACGGCATTTGGGGCAGAGCAAACGTGGTTTCTGGCGAATGGATCGACCTGTGGCATTGAGGCAGCGATTCTGGCGGTGTGCAATCCAGGGGACAAGATTATCCTGCCGCGCAATGTGCATCAGTCGGCGATCGCGGCTCTGGTGCTGTCTGGAGCGGTTCCCGTGTTTGTCCAACCCGACTATGACCCGGTGTGGGATGTGGCTCATAGCGTTTCTCCGGCAGCCGTAGCGGCAGCATTAGAGCAACATCCCGATGCCAGGGCAGTAATGTTGGTGCGCCCCACCTACTATGGGGTGTGTGGCGATCTGGAGGCGATCGCCCAAGTTGTCCATCGCTATCACATTCCTCTGCTGGTGGATGAGGCACACGGAGCCCATTTGGCGTTTCATCCCGATTTGCCTCCCTCAGCCCTGGCGAGTGGTGCGGATCTGACGGTGCAATCGACCCACAAAACCCTGGGAGCCATGACCCAGGCTGCCATGTTGCATGTCCGGGGCGATTACCCCCCAGAGGGAACTGCTTCGCATCGCATTGATCGAGATCGACTGCGGCGATCGCTGCAATTGGTGCAATCCACCAGTCCCAGCTTTGTGCTGCTAGCATCGCTGGATGCGGCGCGGCATCAGATGGCAATGCAGGGGCATGAACTCCTGTCGCAAACCCTGGCTTTGGCAGAAACTGCCCGGACTCAACTCAGCCAAATTCCGGGGATCTCTGTACTGGATGCGACTCACCTTCAGGGGTTCGCAGGAGCCACCGGGCTGGATCGCACCCGCCTAACTGTCAACGTCACCGAATTGGGAATCACTGGATTTGAGGCAGACGAAATCTTGCACGAAACGCTGGGGGTCACGGCTGAGTTACCGTCGTTACGCCATTTGACTTTCATTCTCAGCCTTGGCAACACTGCCCACGATATCGAGCAACTGGTACAGGGATTTGAGACGTTAAGCCAGCAGTTCACACACCAATCGCAGGGTAGCCTCCCTTTGATATCGGTTGCTCCTCCCTCTCCGGGTCAGGTTCTGTCGCCTCGTGATGCATTCTTTGCCCCATCCGAAACGGTGGCGATCGCCCAGTCCGTTGGTCGCATCAGTGCAGAACTCGTGTGCCCCTACCCTCCAGGGATTCCAGTATTGGTGCCGGGTGAGCCAATCACACTAGAGGCGATCGCCTATTTGCAGCAGGTGCTTCAGGCGGGTGGAATTGTGACGGGGTGTGCCGATGCGGATCTGTTGACCTTAAAGGTCGTCAAGGCTTAG
- a CDS encoding prolyl hydroxylase family protein: protein MMTSHTLTPLGSDIFLVKGLLEPTLCKHIIQVAECRPFESAGILIDAVDTQVRSNDMLQLGGEDGLLQSTNQLLLGRVAIAQNLLHQEFGLKFPYAEPCTVLRYREGQFYHRHVDNVLLSSRFQEVQEGIPTRDISVVGYLNDDFEGGETYFDRQNVKVKPEAGAVLLFPSYFTHPHESLPVIKGQKYAFTSWLFH from the coding sequence ATGATGACTTCCCACACCCTCACTCCACTGGGGAGCGATATCTTTTTGGTGAAAGGATTGCTCGAACCCACACTCTGTAAGCACATCATTCAAGTAGCAGAGTGCCGTCCGTTTGAGTCAGCTGGAATTTTAATCGATGCAGTGGATACGCAGGTTCGCAGTAATGACATGCTGCAACTGGGCGGTGAGGATGGGCTATTGCAATCGACGAATCAGTTGTTGTTGGGGCGGGTGGCGATCGCCCAAAATCTCCTCCATCAAGAGTTTGGTCTAAAATTTCCCTATGCGGAACCCTGTACCGTCTTACGCTATCGAGAGGGGCAGTTTTATCACCGTCATGTGGATAATGTGTTGCTGTCGAGTCGCTTTCAAGAGGTGCAGGAGGGTATCCCGACGCGAGACATCAGTGTGGTGGGGTATCTCAACGACGACTTTGAGGGGGGCGAAACCTACTTCGATCGCCAGAATGTTAAAGTCAAGCCAGAAGCGGGGGCAGTGCTACTCTTTCCGTCTTACTTCACCCATCCCCATGAATCGTTGCCTGTCATTAAAGGGCAGAAGTACGCTTTCACCAGTTGGCTGTTTCATTAA
- a CDS encoding phosphatidate cytidylyltransferase, with the protein MPLPRILSAIVAIVLALGMTLLGGWYFTLAFGVIVYLGQLEYFQLVRAKGIAPAAKTTLAATQVLLIICTAFPFLADTVVPIAGTFICFYLLFQPKFATIADISASILGLFYGGYLPSYWVRLRSLESAEFSNLPLGGFWAFPIPGVQDLPQGLTVTLLAFGCIWAADIGAYVVGKFFGRTRLSDISPKKTVEGAVFGVAASVAVAIFGTWYLGWAGWPLTGLALGLIIGIASLLGDLTESMMKRDAGVKDSGQLIPGHGGILDRADSYVFTAPLVYYFVTLLLPILPN; encoded by the coding sequence ATGCCGTTGCCGCGTATCCTCAGTGCTATTGTTGCGATCGTCCTTGCCCTGGGGATGACATTACTAGGAGGGTGGTATTTCACCCTGGCGTTTGGTGTAATCGTCTACCTGGGTCAGCTCGAATATTTTCAACTGGTTCGAGCGAAAGGCATTGCCCCGGCTGCAAAAACCACCCTGGCAGCGACTCAAGTTTTATTAATTATCTGTACGGCATTCCCTTTTTTAGCAGATACCGTTGTCCCCATTGCAGGCACGTTTATCTGCTTTTACCTGCTGTTTCAACCCAAATTTGCCACGATCGCTGATATCTCCGCTTCCATTTTGGGGCTGTTTTATGGGGGCTATTTGCCCAGTTATTGGGTGCGGTTGCGATCGCTAGAGAGTGCAGAGTTTAGCAATTTGCCCCTGGGAGGGTTCTGGGCATTTCCCATTCCAGGGGTTCAAGATTTGCCCCAGGGGTTAACCGTGACCCTATTGGCGTTTGGGTGTATTTGGGCAGCAGATATTGGCGCGTATGTCGTCGGCAAGTTTTTTGGTCGCACGCGCCTCTCGGACATTAGCCCCAAAAAGACTGTTGAGGGAGCCGTGTTTGGAGTTGCAGCCAGTGTAGCCGTCGCTATCTTTGGAACCTGGTATCTCGGTTGGGCTGGCTGGCCTCTGACTGGTTTAGCGTTGGGCTTAATCATTGGGATTGCCAGTCTTTTAGGTGACCTGACCGAGTCGATGATGAAGCGGGATGCAGGAGTCAAAGATTCGGGACAGCTTATTCCTGGGCATGGTGGTATTTTGGATCGAGCCGATAGCTATGTCTTTACCGCACCGTTGGTCTATTACTTTGTGACGCTGCTCTTGCCAATCTTGCCCAACTAA
- a CDS encoding alkaline phosphatase family protein: MKRPVIAIGIDTVHPELLESWMAQGHLKNLNALRSQGTYGQLTYGSTPEEMQWTTFLTGCSPQKTGYWGRLAFNQTTYDVGEEGVYDFDRHPPFYALGEAYKVAVLRTPQIPMSEQVNGPQVGVRRSRPPELLEQLYQQYGKLPIYKEYGCFWDKNNLRYLHKTVHAGIKRQLEMCRDMMKQDQWDLFLTVIDEAHYASHDFWYISQPDHPLHPYRPKDVFEGDPLLEVYEAIDHAVGEIAAQAPEDAYVLVFSVDGMGANSTDIPTMVFLPEFLYRYSFPGQFALMKGNAGTPPPPPVSNPKRQSWAGEVWQRRYDRNPLKRFIRQWLPGKYQDKFDQVWKSNAPSLISPYQLLKQYPSLFWQPTLWYRPLWSKMKAFALPNFSDGHVRINVKGREAHGIVDPAEYDALCEDLTQKLYQLKDARTGEPMVVRVVRTRQTAMDSEPGLPVADLIVEWRDRPIDVVDSPEFGRIGPVPYCNTGGHKPVGFLMAKGPGIEANAGLAQQGHLTDLAPTILTLLNAPVPDYCEGKPLLHPKTSETVSIS; the protein is encoded by the coding sequence ATGAAGCGTCCTGTTATCGCCATTGGAATCGACACCGTTCACCCAGAGTTGCTAGAAAGCTGGATGGCTCAGGGACATCTTAAGAATTTGAACGCGCTGCGATCGCAGGGGACATATGGGCAATTGACCTACGGCAGCACGCCCGAAGAAATGCAATGGACGACGTTTTTGACGGGTTGCTCTCCTCAAAAAACTGGGTATTGGGGACGATTAGCCTTTAATCAAACCACCTATGATGTAGGCGAAGAGGGGGTCTACGACTTCGATCGCCATCCACCTTTTTATGCGCTGGGGGAAGCATACAAAGTAGCTGTTTTGAGAACTCCCCAAATTCCCATGTCTGAGCAGGTCAATGGACCTCAGGTGGGGGTACGTCGCTCTCGCCCCCCAGAGTTGTTGGAACAGCTTTATCAGCAATACGGTAAGCTACCCATTTACAAGGAGTACGGTTGTTTTTGGGATAAGAATAACCTGCGGTATTTGCACAAGACGGTTCATGCAGGCATCAAACGTCAGCTTGAGATGTGCCGCGACATGATGAAGCAGGATCAGTGGGATCTGTTTCTCACGGTGATTGATGAAGCACACTATGCCAGCCACGACTTCTGGTACATTAGCCAGCCCGACCACCCGCTCCATCCCTATCGCCCCAAAGATGTGTTTGAAGGTGATCCACTGTTGGAAGTCTATGAGGCGATCGATCACGCCGTTGGGGAAATTGCGGCTCAAGCTCCAGAAGATGCTTACGTTTTGGTCTTCTCGGTTGATGGGATGGGGGCAAACTCCACTGATATTCCTACAATGGTCTTTTTGCCAGAGTTTCTCTACCGCTACAGCTTTCCTGGGCAATTTGCCTTGATGAAAGGAAACGCAGGCACACCACCTCCTCCCCCGGTCAGCAACCCCAAGCGACAAAGCTGGGCAGGTGAGGTGTGGCAACGTCGCTACGATCGCAATCCATTGAAGCGATTCATTCGACAATGGTTGCCCGGTAAGTATCAGGACAAATTCGACCAGGTGTGGAAGTCTAATGCCCCCAGCCTGATTTCCCCCTATCAACTGCTCAAACAATATCCCTCGCTGTTCTGGCAACCAACGCTGTGGTATCGCCCACTCTGGTCAAAGATGAAGGCGTTCGCGCTGCCCAATTTCTCGGATGGGCATGTGCGGATCAACGTTAAAGGACGGGAAGCTCATGGCATTGTCGATCCGGCTGAGTATGACGCGCTCTGTGAAGACCTGACACAAAAGCTCTATCAGCTCAAGGATGCCCGTACGGGTGAACCGATGGTAGTGCGCGTCGTCCGCACTCGTCAGACAGCGATGGACTCTGAACCTGGCTTGCCCGTTGCCGATCTGATTGTGGAATGGCGCGATCGCCCCATTGATGTGGTGGATAGCCCTGAATTTGGACGTATCGGTCCGGTGCCTTACTGCAACACGGGCGGACACAAACCTGTCGGCTTCCTCATGGCAAAAGGACCCGGCATTGAGGCAAATGCAGGTCTAGCGCAGCAGGGTCATCTGACCGATCTGGCTCCTACCATCCTGACGCTGTTAAATGCTCCGGTGCCCGACTATTGCGAAGGTAAACCTCTCCTCCACCCTAAAACGTCTGAAACTGTTTCAATTTCGTAA
- a CDS encoding cupin domain-containing protein has product MQVQPLTIQIEREPTPERLAELGVKQWSIWTKEVSEFPWSYDAQETCYFLEGDVIVTPQGGEPVRMGKGDLVTFPSGMSCTWNILQPVKKHYCFD; this is encoded by the coding sequence ATGCAGGTTCAACCATTGACTATTCAAATTGAGCGTGAACCCACTCCAGAACGCTTGGCAGAGTTGGGTGTGAAGCAGTGGTCAATCTGGACAAAAGAGGTATCCGAGTTCCCCTGGTCGTATGACGCTCAGGAAACCTGTTACTTTCTGGAAGGCGATGTCATTGTCACTCCGCAAGGTGGAGAACCTGTGCGAATGGGCAAGGGCGATTTAGTTACCTTTCCATCGGGGATGAGTTGCACCTGGAATATTCTTCAGCCCGTCAAAAAGCACTATTGCTTTGATTAA
- a CDS encoding ABC transporter ATP-binding protein encodes MSTIRFEDVSLRFPGTLHSAVDRCTCTIETGKLVVILGPSGCGKTTLLKMVNRLYEPTSGNIYIDDINIRRVKVTALRQKIGYVIQQSGLFPHMTVAQNIAVVPKLLGWSRSRIQSRIDELLDLIKLPPEEYCDRFPSQLSGGQQQRVGLARALAADPQVMLMDEPFGAIDAITRATLQDEILRLQRQLKKTILFVSHDVEEALRLADSILVMRAGQIVQYDTPFNILAKPADQFVHDLMGADDMVRQLSLLRVETVMTQAIADQPLDGKPTIASDDSLRSALSLILRTGASQLTVLDNGSAVGVLTLEHIRDSASLAGA; translated from the coding sequence GTGAGCACAATTCGTTTTGAAGACGTATCGCTGCGGTTTCCAGGAACACTGCATTCAGCGGTCGATCGCTGCACTTGCACGATTGAAACCGGAAAGCTAGTCGTGATCTTGGGACCATCGGGTTGTGGCAAAACGACCCTGCTCAAGATGGTTAACCGCCTATACGAACCCACCTCTGGCAACATCTATATCGATGACATCAATATTCGGCGGGTCAAAGTTACAGCTTTGCGTCAAAAAATCGGTTATGTGATTCAGCAATCGGGGCTGTTTCCTCACATGACGGTGGCACAAAACATCGCTGTTGTTCCTAAGTTATTGGGGTGGTCGCGATCGCGCATTCAAAGTCGGATTGATGAATTGCTAGATTTGATTAAACTGCCTCCGGAGGAATATTGCGATCGCTTCCCCTCTCAGCTCTCTGGTGGACAACAACAACGGGTAGGGCTTGCCAGAGCACTCGCGGCTGATCCACAGGTGATGTTGATGGATGAACCGTTTGGGGCGATTGATGCCATCACACGAGCCACCCTGCAAGACGAGATCCTGCGATTGCAGCGTCAGCTCAAAAAAACAATTCTCTTTGTTTCTCACGACGTTGAAGAGGCCCTGCGCTTAGCAGACTCTATCTTGGTGATGCGTGCAGGGCAAATTGTGCAATACGATACGCCCTTCAACATTCTCGCCAAACCCGCTGACCAATTTGTGCATGACCTGATGGGAGCCGATGATATGGTGCGCCAACTTAGCCTGCTGCGGGTTGAAACGGTCATGACCCAGGCGATCGCTGATCAGCCACTAGACGGTAAACCGACGATCGCTTCCGATGACAGTCTTCGCAGTGCTCTTTCCTTGATCCTCCGCACAGGCGCATCTCAACTCACCGTTCTCGATAACGGTTCTGCGGTTGGGGTGCTTACCCTGGAGCACATCCGCGATTCTGCCAGTCTTGCAGGCGCGTGA
- a CDS encoding chlorophyll a/b-binding protein, which produces MAAPTPTETRPSTDLPPVAREYNGVDRNAFLFGWNPQAELWNGRIAMIGFLAYLLWDLGGFSVLRDVLHLLPY; this is translated from the coding sequence ATGGCTGCACCTACGCCAACTGAAACTCGCCCTTCTACTGACCTGCCTCCTGTTGCACGGGAATACAACGGAGTCGATCGCAACGCTTTTCTCTTTGGCTGGAATCCTCAAGCTGAATTGTGGAACGGTCGCATAGCAATGATCGGTTTCCTGGCTTATCTGCTGTGGGATCTCGGTGGATTCAGCGTATTGCGCGATGTTCTTCATCTACTACCTTACTAA